The following are encoded in a window of Lacinutrix sp. WUR7 genomic DNA:
- the xdhC gene encoding xanthine dehydrogenase accessory protein XdhC, which produces MQNWITLLAEFKEKHIPVAFITVTKCLGSTPCVVGSRMLVTKDKQIHGTIGGGKLEFKAIDEAIIALQENRIIESSYTLGPEFEQCCGGKVEFIIEPMHQSPELFLFGAGHIGVEICKLLADTPFKVHLIDSREDWFSNLELDANITTHQTSETDFKTFNDAVKWGSNSYVLVLTHNHAIDFDIIAMALKNETKFLGLIGSKTKKVRFNNMLIKEMDIPEGMTNVVCPIGLDIGGDTPKEIAISVVAQLLQVYYKN; this is translated from the coding sequence ATGCAAAACTGGATTACTCTTTTAGCAGAATTTAAAGAAAAACATATACCTGTAGCGTTCATTACCGTTACAAAATGTTTAGGTTCAACGCCATGTGTGGTTGGTTCTAGAATGCTTGTTACTAAAGACAAGCAAATTCACGGAACCATTGGAGGCGGAAAGCTAGAATTTAAAGCTATAGACGAGGCAATAATTGCATTGCAAGAGAATAGAATTATCGAATCCAGCTACACTTTAGGTCCAGAATTTGAACAATGCTGCGGCGGAAAAGTAGAATTTATAATAGAACCTATGCATCAATCCCCAGAATTATTTTTATTTGGAGCAGGACATATTGGCGTTGAAATCTGTAAACTATTAGCCGATACACCTTTTAAAGTACATCTAATAGATTCTCGTGAGGATTGGTTTTCTAACCTAGAATTAGATGCAAATATTACCACACATCAAACTAGCGAAACAGATTTTAAAACCTTTAATGACGCCGTAAAATGGGGGAGTAACAGTTATGTGTTAGTGCTAACGCATAACCATGCTATCGATTTTGATATTATAGCGATGGCTCTAAAAAACGAAACTAAATTCTTAGGGTTAATTGGTAGTAAAACAAAAAAAGTCCGTTTTAATAACATGCTTATTAAAGAGATGGATATACCTGAAGGAATGACCAATGTGGTTTGTCCGATAGGTTTAGATATTGGAGGAGATACACCAAAAGAAATAGCGATTAGCGTAGTTGCGCAATTACTTCAAGTGTATTATAAAAATTAA
- a CDS encoding xanthine dehydrogenase molybdopterin binding subunit translates to MHKNKENKVLDTKLDAVSKSLKQSIKNLDSYTHVRGESLYVDDINVRQGTFHAVVFDAPKAHGKIKSINYSKAKALEGVERIFTYKDVPGENEIGGIIADEPLFAEEEVHFWGMPIALIVAESEFIARKARALIEIKIEDLPVITTAKEAKAKGSFINAPRSFSLGDTEKAFANCDYVFEGETFSNGQEHLYIEAQGAYAEPMENGNIKVTSSTQGPTAVQKTIAKVLGIAMHKIEVDVTRLGGGFGGKEDQATPWAVMAALATYHLNQSVKLILNRHDDLRMTGKRHPYESTYKIGLSKDLKILAYQTEFLQNSGAAADLSPAIAERTLFHATNSYYVPNVTTKVLSCKTNLPPNTAFRGFGGPQGMFVIESAIAKAAHEIGVSTRKIQEANLLDENDTFSYGQIAKKVEAKNTWHAAKKIFNSDVLEQQVADFNKNNTAFKKGISFMPITFGISFTNTPMNHARALVHIYLDGSIGISTAAVEMGQGVNTKMMQIAANVFSVSMEKIKIETTNTTRVANTSPSAASSTADLNGKATLMACNALVERLKTVASEDLNVSEDSISLKKEAVFVNGKKSELSWTNLISSAMLKRVALTENAHYATPEIHFDKTKEKGHPFAYHVYGTAITTTTIDCTRGTYEFDSVKIVHDYGKSMSEGIDLGQVEGALIQGIGWMTMEEIAYNKDGRLLSNALSTYKVPDIFSVPKTVEVIPVETEGNDMAILKSKAVGEPPLMYGIGAYFALQNAIKAFNPNYDLQFHAPMTPEKVLMSLYENKYKL, encoded by the coding sequence ATGCATAAAAACAAAGAAAATAAAGTACTAGACACGAAGTTAGATGCCGTTTCAAAATCATTAAAACAAAGCATTAAAAACTTAGACTCCTACACGCATGTTCGTGGAGAATCGCTGTATGTGGATGACATAAACGTTAGACAAGGCACCTTTCATGCAGTAGTTTTTGATGCACCAAAAGCACACGGAAAAATAAAAAGTATCAATTATTCTAAAGCGAAAGCTTTGGAAGGTGTTGAGCGTATTTTCACCTACAAAGATGTTCCTGGTGAAAACGAAATTGGTGGTATTATTGCTGACGAACCTTTATTTGCTGAAGAGGAAGTGCATTTCTGGGGAATGCCAATTGCTTTAATTGTTGCCGAATCGGAATTTATTGCAAGAAAAGCAAGAGCTTTAATCGAAATTAAAATTGAAGATTTACCAGTAATTACCACTGCTAAAGAAGCAAAAGCAAAAGGAAGCTTTATCAATGCTCCACGATCTTTTAGTTTAGGAGATACCGAAAAAGCATTCGCAAATTGCGACTATGTTTTTGAAGGGGAAACCTTTTCTAACGGACAAGAACATTTATACATTGAAGCGCAAGGTGCTTATGCCGAACCTATGGAAAATGGTAACATAAAAGTGACTTCTTCTACACAAGGCCCAACGGCTGTACAAAAAACTATAGCGAAAGTTTTAGGTATTGCGATGCATAAAATTGAAGTCGATGTGACACGTCTTGGTGGCGGATTTGGAGGTAAAGAAGACCAAGCTACTCCTTGGGCTGTGATGGCTGCTTTGGCTACTTATCATTTAAATCAGTCGGTGAAATTAATATTGAATCGTCATGACGATTTACGCATGACTGGAAAACGGCATCCGTATGAAAGCACGTATAAAATCGGACTTTCTAAAGACTTAAAAATACTAGCCTACCAAACGGAATTTTTACAAAATTCTGGTGCCGCAGCAGATTTATCTCCCGCTATTGCAGAACGCACATTATTTCACGCTACCAACAGTTATTACGTACCAAACGTAACCACAAAAGTATTGAGTTGCAAAACCAATTTACCACCAAATACTGCGTTTAGAGGTTTTGGTGGCCCACAAGGTATGTTTGTAATCGAGTCGGCAATTGCGAAAGCTGCTCATGAAATTGGAGTTTCAACAAGAAAAATTCAAGAAGCGAATTTACTAGACGAAAACGATACATTTTCGTACGGACAAATAGCTAAAAAAGTAGAAGCCAAAAACACATGGCATGCTGCTAAAAAAATATTCAATAGTGACGTTTTAGAACAACAAGTTGCGGACTTCAATAAAAACAATACCGCGTTTAAAAAAGGGATTTCGTTTATGCCAATTACTTTTGGTATTTCGTTTACCAACACACCTATGAATCACGCACGTGCTTTGGTGCATATCTATTTAGATGGAAGCATTGGTATTAGTACTGCAGCCGTAGAAATGGGGCAAGGTGTAAACACCAAAATGATGCAAATTGCTGCCAATGTATTTTCTGTTTCTATGGAAAAGATTAAGATCGAAACTACCAATACCACTAGAGTTGCAAACACATCACCTTCTGCCGCGAGTTCTACTGCAGATTTAAATGGAAAAGCAACCTTAATGGCTTGTAATGCTTTAGTGGAAAGATTAAAAACAGTAGCTTCGGAAGACTTAAATGTTTCGGAAGACAGTATATCTTTAAAAAAGGAAGCTGTTTTTGTAAACGGAAAGAAATCCGAATTATCATGGACAAACCTCATCAGTAGTGCCATGTTGAAACGTGTTGCTTTGACGGAAAATGCACATTATGCAACGCCTGAAATTCACTTTGACAAAACAAAAGAAAAAGGACACCCTTTTGCTTATCACGTTTACGGAACAGCCATCACCACAACAACCATAGATTGCACGCGTGGTACTTATGAATTTGATTCCGTGAAAATAGTACACGATTACGGGAAAAGCATGAGTGAAGGTATTGATTTAGGACAAGTAGAAGGCGCATTAATTCAAGGAATTGGCTGGATGACCATGGAAGAGATTGCCTATAATAAAGACGGAAGATTATTGTCTAACGCACTATCTACATATAAAGTTCCGGATATCTTTTCTGTACCAAAAACAGTAGAAGTGATTCCAGTAGAAACGGAAGGAAATGATATGGCTATTTTAAAATCGAAAGCCGTTGGAGAACCTCCTTTAATGTATGGAATTGGCGCTTATTTTGCGCTTCAAAATGCTATAAAAGCTTTTAATCCAAACTACGATTTACAATTTCATGCACCAATGACACCTGAAAAGGTATTGATGAGTTTGTATGAAAACAAGTATAAATTATAA
- a CDS encoding nucleoside-triphosphatase, protein MIYILTGAIRTGKTTALFDWINDRDDVDWINDRDDVDGLLCPDNENGKRYFLKIKKNEDFNLEAEAEVESEDVITIGSFKFLKAAFKEANDYLISTASETENRYLIIDEIGKLELNKEGLHRSAEVLIPKYMLDENQHLLFVVRDYLLDAVLKHYAITEYSLLGKEDIKWFG, encoded by the coding sequence ATGATTTATATACTTACAGGAGCGATTAGAACTGGGAAAACAACCGCTTTATTCGATTGGATTAACGATAGGGATGATGTCGATTGGATTAACGATAGGGATGATGTCGATGGATTGTTATGTCCGGATAATGAAAATGGAAAACGATATTTTTTGAAAATAAAGAAGAACGAGGATTTTAATCTAGAAGCGGAAGCTGAAGTTGAATCTGAAGATGTTATTACAATAGGAAGCTTTAAATTTTTAAAAGCGGCTTTTAAAGAAGCGAATGATTATTTGATTTCTACTGCTTCAGAAACTGAAAATCGATATCTAATTATTGATGAAATAGGGAAACTAGAATTGAATAAGGAAGGCTTGCATCGTTCCGCGGAAGTATTAATTCCAAAATATATGTTGGATGAAAATCAACATCTCCTTTTTGTAGTTCGAGATTATTTGTTGGATGCTGTTTTGAAACATTATGCTATTACTGAGTATTCGCTTTTGGGAAAGGAAGATATAAAATGGTTTGGATAA
- a CDS encoding PAS domain S-box protein: MSIYTIILIEFLLISSSILLLFKFRNVLGLAPLYLFLGAVRYLQALSGDMISFTVLDELIIYPTSVIIFSSLLFAVLLIYIKEGVTSARALILGIIISNLLLSALFGIMHSENLVDIESTFAFLVDDKYFITGTVLLFLDFLCLVIIYQFLISIIKKQFFFFTLFISLLVVFVFDAFIFNTTLYLGTADFYNLLVGNLIGKVIAALVFSVILYVYLKYIDNEKSNTSFIANQERNVFSILRYEKKYLQLKTEKQELEKNLTSQLETSLNSISGGFISLDTNWCYTYVNKKAAELLGRSSESLIGKHIWTEFPEGVGRSFYKAYYKAVETQETIYFDDYYEPLDKWFENRIYPSPNGLIIYYTDISKQKKTDANNQMLLSLIETNEDFIGLATLEGEPLYLNDNGRQLMGLGPDEKMPASISDFFPEDYRDRIANEHMPSIFESNGWSGETHFKNLKTGDLIPTEMSGFLIKDKVTDNPIALGVVAKDITARKEAEDKLRNSEQLFKRLTSKAPAGIYQTDAEGSCNYVNERWLEYAGLSYEDAMGPGWAKAIHPDDEARILKEWEVYVLSGESELETDFRFLHKDNKVVWVSVKTIGTYDAQNNLYGYIGMAIDVTEKKKAEQKLINSEQLFKRLTSNAPVGIYQTDKDGVCNYVNEEWMKYSEMTFEESLGFGWSNAIHPEDKDRIMGEWGQAVSTGVDLVSEFRLLNKKGETKWVSAKATSLFNHNNELYGYIGTIVDVTERKESEEKLINSEQLFRRLSSNAPVGIFQTNKDGACNYVNQEWIKYSGIPFDEALGLGWQNAIHPEDKDRVIDIWQKAISSGTEYRTDLRFLNREGVTTWLSAKATGLYDANNELYGYIGTLIDVTERKEVEDQIIKNEKYLDNILNNIGDPVFVKDEQSRILLVNDAFCSIFNVERAAAIGKTLAESVSVKERDLFLQRDKQVLVTGMESVSEETLTLKGKGSRIISTKKTRFIDVAGNQFLIGIIRDVTERKKIDEEIRKAHQRLTMHLNNSPLAVIEWDENLIIYNWSVQAENIFGWKEQEVVGKHFNDLNLVYEEDYASTEIISYQLMNGIVKNNKIINRNNTKNGKVIYCQWNNSVLQSPDGQVETVLSLVQDVSERIESEQNIKESEDKFSKVFESNIIGYSIVNKNQIRIDVNEAMANIFETTRENLIGKSFKETKVEVLNSAYYEQKERLIEKVLKNGFLSNEIMTRTLTSGKKIILSISAEALDIVGETHWLIAVIDITSKDKAEIALKENEEKFSKAFESNVVGKAILNKEKKIIEVNKAFANIVGFERENMLGKTAEEIVLFDLDSPDNKENENKLWGQFSEKGYVTNMELKYIMEAGRELFVLISLQALQLYNEGHVLFTVLDITEKKNAEAELEKYRNNLEELIEVRTEEVHLKNNQLERMNKLFVGRELKMKELKGIIKELQLKNDK; the protein is encoded by the coding sequence ATGAGTATATATACTATAATACTGATTGAGTTTTTACTCATATCTTCTAGTATTCTTTTATTATTTAAATTTAGAAACGTATTAGGATTAGCTCCTCTATATCTTTTTTTAGGAGCTGTTAGATATTTACAAGCCCTTTCTGGGGACATGATAAGCTTTACTGTTTTAGATGAGCTAATAATTTATCCAACATCCGTTATTATATTTAGTTCGCTTTTATTTGCGGTCTTATTGATTTATATTAAAGAAGGTGTTACTAGTGCTAGAGCTCTTATTTTAGGAATTATTATTTCCAATCTCCTTTTGTCCGCATTGTTTGGTATTATGCATTCGGAAAACTTGGTGGATATAGAATCTACCTTTGCTTTTTTAGTAGACGATAAGTATTTCATTACTGGTACAGTCTTGTTGTTTCTAGATTTTCTATGTCTAGTAATAATCTATCAATTTTTGATTTCAATAATCAAAAAGCAATTTTTCTTTTTTACACTCTTTATTTCACTATTAGTAGTTTTTGTTTTTGACGCGTTTATTTTTAATACAACGCTCTACTTGGGAACTGCTGATTTTTATAATTTATTAGTAGGTAACCTTATAGGTAAAGTTATTGCTGCGCTAGTATTTTCTGTCATTCTATATGTTTATTTAAAGTATATAGATAATGAGAAAAGTAATACTTCTTTTATTGCCAATCAAGAGCGTAATGTTTTTTCCATATTGAGGTATGAAAAAAAATATTTACAACTAAAGACTGAAAAGCAAGAATTGGAGAAAAATTTAACCTCTCAATTAGAAACTTCTTTAAATAGCATTTCAGGTGGTTTTATATCTCTAGACACTAATTGGTGTTATACGTATGTTAATAAAAAAGCTGCGGAACTTTTGGGGCGATCTTCAGAATCATTAATAGGAAAACACATTTGGACCGAGTTTCCGGAAGGTGTAGGGCGTTCTTTTTATAAGGCGTATTATAAAGCTGTTGAAACACAAGAAACGATATACTTTGATGATTATTATGAACCGCTAGATAAATGGTTTGAGAATAGAATTTACCCATCTCCAAACGGATTGATAATCTATTATACAGATATCTCCAAACAGAAAAAAACAGATGCTAATAATCAAATGTTACTGTCTTTAATAGAGACTAATGAGGATTTTATTGGTTTAGCAACTTTAGAAGGAGAGCCTCTTTATTTAAATGATAATGGTAGGCAATTAATGGGATTAGGGCCGGATGAAAAAATGCCAGCTTCTATTTCTGATTTTTTTCCCGAAGATTATCGGGATAGGATTGCCAATGAGCACATGCCTAGTATTTTTGAATCTAATGGATGGAGCGGAGAAACACACTTTAAAAATTTAAAAACAGGAGATTTAATCCCTACGGAAATGTCTGGTTTCTTAATTAAAGATAAGGTAACGGACAACCCTATAGCATTAGGTGTAGTTGCTAAAGATATTACTGCCCGTAAAGAAGCTGAAGATAAGTTAAGAAACAGTGAGCAGTTATTTAAACGTTTAACATCTAAAGCACCAGCTGGGATCTACCAAACAGATGCAGAAGGTTCTTGTAATTATGTAAACGAAAGATGGTTAGAATATGCAGGGTTGTCCTATGAAGATGCTATGGGGCCTGGATGGGCCAAAGCTATTCATCCCGATGATGAAGCAAGAATTCTTAAAGAATGGGAGGTATATGTTTTATCTGGAGAAAGTGAACTTGAAACCGATTTTAGGTTTCTCCATAAAGATAATAAGGTCGTATGGGTGTCTGTTAAAACGATAGGAACCTACGATGCACAAAATAATTTATATGGCTATATAGGAATGGCTATTGATGTTACAGAAAAGAAAAAAGCAGAACAAAAATTAATAAATAGTGAGCAGTTATTTAAACGATTAACATCTAATGCACCGGTTGGAATTTATCAAACAGATAAAGATGGTGTTTGTAATTATGTTAATGAAGAATGGATGAAATATTCAGAAATGACCTTTGAGGAGTCCTTAGGTTTTGGTTGGTCCAATGCTATTCACCCAGAGGATAAAGATAGGATTATGGGAGAATGGGGACAAGCAGTTTCTACTGGGGTTGACTTAGTTTCCGAATTTAGATTGCTAAATAAAAAAGGAGAAACAAAATGGGTTTCCGCAAAAGCAACTAGCTTATTTAATCATAATAATGAATTGTATGGTTATATAGGAACGATTGTAGATGTTACAGAACGTAAAGAATCTGAAGAAAAGTTAATAAATAGTGAGCAATTATTTAGACGATTATCATCTAATGCACCTGTTGGAATTTTTCAGACCAACAAAGATGGTGCTTGCAATTATGTAAATCAAGAATGGATAAAATATTCTGGAATCCCTTTTGATGAAGCTTTAGGTCTTGGTTGGCAAAACGCGATACACCCAGAAGATAAAGATAGAGTTATTGATATATGGCAAAAAGCTATTTCTTCAGGAACCGAATATAGAACAGATTTAAGATTTCTAAATCGAGAAGGTGTAACCACATGGCTTTCTGCTAAAGCTACTGGTTTGTATGATGCTAACAATGAGTTGTATGGTTATATAGGAACGCTAATCGATGTTACCGAACGTAAAGAAGTGGAAGATCAAATCATTAAAAACGAAAAGTATCTAGATAACATACTAAACAACATTGGTGATCCTGTTTTTGTGAAAGATGAGCAAAGTAGAATACTATTGGTCAATGATGCGTTTTGTTCTATTTTTAATGTAGAAAGGGCTGCTGCAATTGGTAAAACTTTAGCAGAAAGTGTTTCTGTAAAGGAAAGAGATCTTTTTTTACAAAGAGATAAGCAAGTTCTAGTGACTGGTATGGAGAGTGTTAGTGAAGAAACTTTAACATTAAAGGGGAAAGGATCAAGAATAATTTCAACAAAAAAAACAAGATTTATTGATGTTGCGGGTAATCAATTTTTAATAGGAATTATTCGAGATGTAACCGAGCGTAAAAAAATAGACGAAGAAATCAGGAAGGCACATCAACGTCTTACAATGCATTTAAATAACTCTCCGTTAGCAGTAATTGAATGGGATGAGAATTTAATTATTTATAACTGGTCCGTACAAGCTGAAAATATATTTGGTTGGAAAGAGCAGGAAGTTGTAGGAAAACATTTTAATGATTTAAATCTCGTTTACGAAGAAGATTATGCATCCACAGAGATTATTTCTTATCAATTAATGAATGGAATAGTAAAAAACAACAAGATTATTAATCGTAATAATACCAAAAATGGAAAGGTGATTTATTGCCAATGGAATAATTCTGTTTTACAATCTCCAGATGGACAAGTAGAAACTGTTTTGTCTTTGGTGCAGGACGTTTCAGAACGCATAGAATCAGAACAAAATATAAAAGAGAGTGAGGATAAATTCTCTAAAGTGTTTGAGTCAAATATAATTGGTTATTCTATTGTTAATAAAAATCAAATAAGGATTGATGTTAATGAGGCTATGGCGAATATTTTTGAAACCACTCGAGAGAATTTAATTGGTAAATCTTTTAAAGAAACTAAGGTCGAAGTGCTCAATTCGGCGTACTACGAACAAAAAGAAAGGTTAATAGAAAAAGTATTAAAGAATGGTTTTTTAAGTAATGAAATCATGACTAGAACTTTAACAAGTGGAAAGAAAATAATCTTATCAATTTCTGCTGAAGCCCTTGATATTGTAGGCGAAACTCATTGGTTGATTGCCGTAATAGATATTACAAGTAAAGATAAAGCAGAAATAGCATTAAAAGAAAATGAAGAAAAATTCTCTAAAGCTTTTGAATCCAATGTTGTAGGGAAAGCTATTCTTAATAAAGAAAAAAAGATTATTGAAGTAAACAAAGCGTTTGCAAACATTGTCGGGTTTGAAAGAGAAAACATGTTAGGGAAAACAGCAGAAGAAATAGTATTGTTCGATCTAGATAGTCCAGATAATAAAGAAAATGAAAATAAGCTATGGGGGCAATTTAGTGAAAAAGGGTATGTAACCAATATGGAATTAAAATACATAATGGAAGCGGGAAGAGAGCTTTTTGTATTAATATCTTTACAAGCGCTTCAGTTATATAATGAAGGACACGTTTTGTTCACTGTTTTGGATATAACAGAAAAGAAAAATGCCGAAGCAGAATTAGAAAAATACAGAAATAATCTGGAAGAACTAATTGAAGTAAGAACCGAAGAGGTGCATTTAAAAAATAATCAATTAGAACGTATGAATAAATTATTTGTTGGGAGGGAATTAAAAATGAAAGAGTTGAAAGGTATTATTAAAGAGTTGCAGTTAAAAAATGACAAATAA
- a CDS encoding nucleoside deaminase, whose product MSNKDQFMKEAVNAALKGMNNNEGGPFGCVVVKDGKIVGRGNNKVTSTNDPTAHAEVTAIRDACKNLDSFQLDGCEIYTSCEPCPMCLGAIYWARPDKVYYGSNQVDAANIGFDDEFIYKEIPLPYAERSIPFEQLAREIALEPFQEWTKKQDKTEY is encoded by the coding sequence ATGAGTAATAAAGACCAATTTATGAAAGAAGCTGTAAACGCAGCTTTAAAAGGAATGAATAACAATGAAGGTGGACCATTTGGTTGTGTAGTTGTTAAAGACGGAAAAATTGTAGGACGCGGAAACAATAAAGTAACCTCAACAAACGATCCTACTGCACATGCAGAAGTTACCGCTATTAGAGATGCGTGCAAAAATTTAGATTCTTTTCAATTAGACGGTTGCGAAATTTACACCTCTTGCGAACCTTGCCCTATGTGTTTAGGTGCTATTTACTGGGCTAGACCAGATAAAGTATATTATGGAAGCAATCAAGTAGATGCGGCAAATATTGGATTTGATGATGAATTTATTTACAAAGAAATCCCTTTACCTTATGCCGAAAGAAGCATTCCTTTCGAACAATTAGCGCGTGAAATTGCTTTAGAACCTTTTCAAGAATGGACTAAAAAACAAGATAAAACGGAGTATTAA
- a CDS encoding FAD binding domain-containing protein produces the protein MITFILNNKTIKTSEHSGTTLLDFVRYQQRLTGTKIGCREGDCGACTLLVGTLTNDTIEYQSITSCISPLGNAHGKHIVTVEGTNLKNKLTTAQEAMKANYATQCGFCTPGFVVALTGFALSNSDKNYSNAIDAISGNICRCTGYKSIEKAAHQVVEKLENKKETTLDWLIENAFIPNYFESIPKRLKDIEIKDLKQPKGKYVSGGTDLYVQQADSLADNDVHLIAEKDYLKGISIENDICTIGTNSTVSDLWNHTELNSILPNLRKHLKLVSSEQIRNMASLGGNLVNASPIGDMTIFFLSLNSTITILNSKEKERTISLKNFYQGYKTYDLKDDELLKSIQFKLPTEHSFFNFEKVCKRTHLDIASVNSAIHISIKKETISEAHVSIGGVAAIPKYLHNTSTFLIGKPLTSETILEANEILQKEIAPISDVRGTSDYKRLLGRQLFFAHFTALFPKKFTLNDFIQHA, from the coding sequence ATGATCACCTTCATCTTAAATAACAAAACCATTAAAACCTCGGAGCATTCCGGAACTACTTTATTGGATTTTGTTCGCTACCAACAACGTCTCACAGGAACCAAAATTGGTTGTCGTGAAGGCGATTGCGGTGCTTGTACACTTTTAGTAGGTACGTTAACAAACGACACTATAGAATACCAAAGTATTACATCGTGTATTTCTCCTTTAGGAAATGCGCATGGCAAGCATATAGTAACGGTGGAAGGCACAAACCTAAAGAACAAACTAACCACAGCGCAAGAAGCTATGAAAGCAAATTACGCAACACAATGCGGATTTTGCACTCCTGGTTTTGTAGTTGCTTTAACTGGTTTTGCTTTGTCTAATTCGGATAAAAATTACAGTAATGCTATTGACGCTATAAGCGGAAATATTTGCAGGTGCACAGGATATAAATCCATTGAAAAAGCAGCGCATCAAGTGGTTGAAAAACTAGAAAACAAAAAGGAAACTACTTTGGATTGGCTCATTGAAAATGCATTCATTCCAAATTATTTTGAAAGTATTCCGAAACGTTTAAAAGACATTGAAATTAAAGATTTAAAGCAACCAAAAGGAAAATACGTTTCTGGAGGAACCGATTTATACGTGCAACAAGCAGATAGTTTAGCAGACAATGACGTACATCTTATTGCCGAAAAAGACTATTTAAAAGGCATTTCTATTGAAAACGACATTTGCACCATTGGAACCAACTCTACGGTTTCCGATTTATGGAATCACACCGAATTAAACAGTATTTTACCAAACTTAAGAAAACACTTAAAATTAGTTTCTTCAGAACAAATTAGAAATATGGCTTCCTTAGGAGGAAACTTAGTTAATGCTTCACCAATTGGAGACATGACCATATTCTTTTTATCGCTTAATAGTACTATTACGATATTAAATTCCAAAGAAAAAGAACGAACAATTTCCTTGAAAAATTTTTATCAAGGTTACAAAACATACGATTTAAAAGACGATGAACTTTTAAAGAGCATCCAATTTAAATTACCAACCGAACATTCTTTTTTCAATTTCGAAAAAGTTTGTAAACGAACCCATTTAGATATTGCTAGTGTCAATTCGGCTATTCATATTTCAATTAAAAAGGAAACGATTTCCGAAGCGCACGTTTCTATTGGTGGCGTTGCCGCTATTCCGAAGTATTTACACAATACCTCAACATTTTTAATAGGAAAACCACTCACCTCTGAAACGATATTGGAAGCTAACGAGATACTTCAAAAGGAAATCGCACCAATTAGCGATGTTCGTGGCACAAGCGACTATAAACGTTTGCTAGGAAGACAATTATTCTTTGCACATTTCACAGCTTTATTTCCGAAGAAATTCACATTAAACGACTTTATTCAACATGCATAA
- a CDS encoding GNAT family N-acetyltransferase — protein MKTQVNEQVFDVFPELESDRLLFRAYKKGDAQTLLNTRSHNAVSKYMDTAIPKRVEDTEKRIEGYNNAFHERKGITWTIIEKSSNKPIGDFGIWRIDRQNSRGEIGYILHPDFWGKGYMTEAFNTLIRFGFDDLNLHSYEANVNTENKNSKAILLKFGFKLEAHFRENFYYDGQFLDSEIYCLIKSDLN, from the coding sequence ATGAAAACACAGGTTAACGAGCAAGTTTTTGATGTTTTTCCAGAATTAGAAAGTGATCGACTTCTTTTCAGAGCTTATAAAAAAGGAGATGCGCAAACACTTTTAAATACGAGAAGTCATAACGCTGTTTCTAAATATATGGATACTGCAATTCCTAAACGAGTTGAAGATACCGAAAAGCGAATTGAAGGCTACAATAATGCATTCCATGAACGCAAAGGAATTACATGGACTATCATTGAAAAAAGCAGTAATAAACCAATAGGTGATTTCGGAATTTGGCGAATTGACAGACAAAATTCAAGAGGTGAAATTGGTTATATTTTACATCCAGACTTTTGGGGAAAAGGCTACATGACTGAAGCTTTCAATACACTAATTCGTTTTGGTTTTGACGACTTAAATCTTCACAGTTATGAAGCTAATGTCAATACCGAAAATAAAAACTCAAAAGCAATATTACTTAAATTTGGATTTAAATTGGAAGCACATTTTAGAGAAAACTTCTATTATGATGGTCAATTTTTAGATAGTGAAATTTATTGCTTAATAAAATCAGATTTAAACTAG